In Astatotilapia calliptera chromosome 16, fAstCal1.2, whole genome shotgun sequence, one genomic interval encodes:
- the LOC113008413 gene encoding sideroflexin-5-like, whose product MPFRMSGYVPFGTPIVIGLLLPNQTVVSTIIWQWLNQSHNACVNYANRNATKPTPTSKFIQGYAGAVTSAVSIAVGLNVLIQKANKLSPATRMIIQRLVPFPAVASANICNVGLMRHNELSEGIDVLDNNGNIVGSSRIAARHAIMETAFTRVVLPMPIFVLPPIIMSYLERLRFLQSNRRLLLPIHSVVCLVTFGLSLPVAISLFPQMSQIEVSCLEPEIAMATDCKVVTYNKGL is encoded by the exons ATGCCATTTCGAATGTCAG GTTATGTACCATTTGGAACACCAATT GTCATTGGCCTTCTTCTCCCAAATCAGACTGTGGTGTCTACCATTATATGGCAG tgGTTGAACCAGAGTCACAATGCCTGTGTGAACTATGCGAATCGTAATGCGACAAag cctACACCAACATCCAAGTTTATTCAAGGCTACGCAGGAGCTGTGACGAGTGCTGTATCTATTGCA GTGGGACTGAATGTGCTGATTCAGAAGGCCAATAAATTGAGTCCTGCCACCAGAATGATAATACAGAGACTTGTCCCCTTTCCAGCTGTAG CTAGTGCAAACATCTGTAACGTGGGCCTGATGAGACACAATGAGCTGTCCGAGGGCATCGATGTGCTTGACAACAACGGGAACATTGTGGGATCCTCCAGAATTGCTGCGAGACAT GCAATCATGGAAACTGCCTTTACACGTGTGGTCCTCCCAATGCCAATCTTTGTCCTGCCCCCCATCATTATGTCCTACCTCGAGAG GCTGCGATTTCTGCAGAGCAACCGCAGGCTGTTGCTGCCCATCCACAGCGTTGTGTGCCTGGTTACCTTTGGCCTCTCCTTACCCGTGGCCATCAGTCTGTTCCCCCAGATGTCTCAG ATCGAGGTGTCTTGCCTTGAGCCGGAGATTGCCATGGCAACAGATTGCAAGGTGGTGACCTACAACAAAGGTTTATGA